The sequence gtcatgtgcacggaaatgctgttcaaccattggtcagacattaagagGGTAAAACCGCAAATCCCGGccatttctaccggagcctccgccatggagcatcggcactttcggcaggttattctcatgctgctgttaatctggagataaACAGACtctagcggcccgcgcatatgattatataatcagacaacgtccgttaaaaaaacattataacataatgagagacgttctgcagtaaggagaAGGTTTCACATACGACAGGTGGCTCTGACTTTTATGTATAgtcagtgcttgaattggaataaaaaaggtgccagtactctaaatcagcaactgtttcaagtcaatttatttatgcagcccaaaaacaagtatttggctcaaagtcatagtatatcctataatgctggtgggtttgtctctttactgtatattttagaaaggctcactgtacttaaacaaaatgactcaaggtgcatctgagattagagggggtgcagtggtaaagtactatttttataggtggggagtggacctgacaccctctagggggtccgggggcatgcccccacgggaagatttttttttttaaatattgaagttagatgcatcaatctggtgcactttgagagcaaaatgaagagatatatggatacctctcaacatccatatgaaataacggtaaacagatttactttttctttatggatataaaAGAAAGTAAAGCCTGACTCCCACTGGCGGCTGGTTAAATGACTCCTCGTCCCTGAGTACACTCACCATCTTTCAGCAGGAAAGGAGAGAGGGAATCCTTGTCCGGCGACAACCGCTGTCTTTTCACACTATTATTAAGCCACGCTAACATtttcgaaatgctaacgttatgtgaTGTCTTTTCTGCTCTAGTCTATCGCTGCGGTGCGTCATAGATGCGTCATGAGATGCCGCCTACCGCCGGCGGGTGagtaccatggatgtataataagaactggatacagcgtgggagacggggcctcattcattcctatgagagttgctcattggcatgatgataaaatggcccaacttttgagagagcgaaacgtcacagattacccggcatgcctgagaagtactcgtatgtgcgctcatagcgcatgcgcaactttaaccaaaatgctcgttcacatcaagcacgtcaatttgcgtacacgtaacagcaccgcacgttcatgacagcatggtaatgatttgttattatgatggatttgatattgaCGAGgcgcagttagcagctagcggctagctagtaattatgctaatgtacgcatcaatcgttatgtacttatattacgctgtaacaggatctagtgatatccaagcaacagagcttcatttagcatgaaagaatgattgcactgtatatatataataataatatatacttataataataagtaatattaactttatttaatacaacatttacggtacaagatgtaatcatacagcccatgtagtatgataatgaattacagcaaacatgtgcaatatatccattattacagctccgtgggtccgttcttattgtgcatccatgggtaaagagaaacgcaactcacattggtttctcaaacagcatctctgtaaactacgtgtattgtattcactgaatttcattctctgcctttaacggctcgttgtagctccaatagctccagcccccaccctccctgtgagcacagtgtgctctgattggtcgggacacgtaacatgaacgtgccgggcggcgcggtcccgtgggttagatgcgcattcataatgcagagggaaataactctcagaataacgttattagcacattattacaacttgaggaaaaaaagtatccaacgatttacagaacACTCTTTCCCCatataagtcaatgggaaaaggtgtttccgggcctggaaACCAAacagaagtgtagtaccgccgtttggccagcacgaatattttcatctgagtccggcgcacttcctgggggcttggtgacTACCGGCATTTTACTGAgtacctccacctccacctgcggGCCGAACTTCACCAGGAGATCATGCGGCAGGCGTTACAGGCCGGCGACTggtttacggcccgtccacacagcggcgtgcattgacgcttcaccattcactttgaatggggtgacgtcacttttagccgaaatgcatcgtgggaaccgacgcggagcgtagctggcgtggctcgctgcaaaagttgagcaatgttcaactttcgacgcctcggcagaagcgtcagccaatcgaatcatatgccagtacaagctctagccaatcaaaccgctgcttgtgtgtcaggggcgggagattcatgtgattggttgttggtcgagtttcagacacgcccgccggcaagcgtcagcgcacgcagTGGGCATGTCGGGCAGGTCCGGTGCTCAAGGAGTGGTTCCATGCTTGTTTTTTATCTCTCTTCTCTTTCACATCTTTGCTCAGTGTTTCacttccgctcgctgaagagaaagggatgacagtcaggaggtgaggcctccttttatacggtgagatgcacgcgcgcattcaggtaggcccgccccggggccggctacgtctatagaagtctcagtaggtgaatgcttgcatgataaggtagtacccatagagtccagtagagagATATAaccatgtgattttggaacattgaacaatgaaaATCTATTCcaatagacctcaacaatggaaatatgatcagtaaaaatggccaaaagatgggacctttaaactaTACTGCTGTAGTGATGAAACCTGTTTACACACACTGACCCCTCCTGGCTGCTAAGTAGCAATGCACCCCAGAGACAAAACACAGGCAGATGATTTTTATTCAAGTTTTTCTTCAGTTCTGAAGACACAGTGCACACTACCTGAAGACCCCTGCCGTCTCTGGTGTGGAGAACAGGACTGGTTATTCTTCATTCAGGGTGAACTGCAGGGTGACTGGATCAAACTAAGGATTCCATGTTACTGATAACCGTCTGCATCTCTGCATTAAAAAACACACTCAATTAAATGTCTCAAATAACATAAACTCTGCTAGTTAAAGACAGAAGGTAAAAAGTAAAATTCTGTACATGCTCACCGCAAAAGCAACttttgacatgttttttatttgtatgcacacacacacacacacacacacacacacacacacacacacacacacacacacacacacacacacacacacacacacacacacacacacacacacacacacacacacacacacacacacacacacagtctattGTGCCTCCTCGGCCGGCTGTGGAGGTGGAGGTGTTCTGGGCCTCTGCTCCTCTGCTGCGGAGCTGCTGGAGTTGGCTGCTTCAGTCCCACTCTGGAGGAATTTGCGCAGGTCTTTGAGAGCAGGTTTGAGCAGCTGCACTAAGGCCAGCAGTGCGGCCTGGGTGCCCTCCAGCGCCTGGGCCTGTCTCTCCTGTGCGAAGGCCTGAGCTTCCTGAGAGTGCCGCATCATCTGCAGCAGCTCGTTCTGTCCCTCCATGTGCTGGGCGATCTGACGGATGTGCACGTTGGTGACCCTCTGCTCCTGCAGCAGGCGGGCGGAGTTGAGGGCGATGCGGCTCTTCAGCTCCTGAGGTTTGGCATGACTCTGAGGTGGAGGGGGAGAGGCCGCCAGCATCTCTACTGGAGCCTCAACGGCCGCCCCCACGGTGGGAGTTGAGTCACTCACAGTGGTTGTGCAGTACTCCACCACGCCTCCATCCTCCAGGGTGTGGAAAGTAGTTTCAGCTGGAAACAGAACAGAAAAGCTGCTTTAGTTATGAAGTGACTCAAACCCAAACTGAAACTCTAGTTGCATCTACGAACCCCAATTCCAATGAAGTTGGGACGTTGTGTAAAACTTAAataaaaagagaatacaatgaTTTGCAAATCCTTTGCGACCTATATTCAATGAAATACAGTACAAAGACAAGATAATAATGTTCAAACTGATAAACGTTGTGATTTTTTGCAAatattcactcattttgaatttGAGGCCTGCAACACGTTCCAAATAGTCCAACAGTTGAAGAGCAACGTTTCTCAACGTACAATTGCAAGGAATGTAGGGAATTCATCATCTAAAGTCCATAATGTCATCAAAAGATTCAGAGAATCCGGAGCAACAACTGCACGTAAGCGGCAAGGCCGAAAACCAACATTGAATGCCGGTGACCTTCGATCCCTCAGGGGGCACTGCATTAAAACCATTATCATTCTGTGAAGGATATTACCATGTGGGCTCAGGAACACTTGGAACACCATTGTCAGTGAACACAGTATGTCACTACATCATAAGTGAAGGTTaaaattagggatgtcccgatcacctttttttgctcccgatccgattccgatcatttgattttgacaatctgccgataccgattttccccgatccgatctttatgcaatgcattaagagaaaaaaaaggtaacagataacggctggtcatccaacgcgatgaattaagctatcttggctgttattgtgttggccttttcactgttctggggcagtttatctttccttttaaaagtctctgaaagtgtcggttgtttcagtgccgttacctgagtggccgctgtgtactcgccgtgttgttgttggtgtttgtttctcaggtagcgtattagattggtcgtgttgaacgtagctctgttctttccaccacgctctgccttgcaaacattgcatctggctgttacactgccttcgctttcaattttataatacttccaaactcctgacattttctctgtcccgactcccgagtcaccagctgaacgtagcctctcgttagcttactgctactattagacactgtgatcggctccgatccccgatcacgtgatcggatcgggacatctctagttaaAACTCTACCATGAAAAGCCAAAGCCATATATCAACATCACCCAGAAACGCCATGGGCTTCTCTGGGCCTGAGCTCATCTGAGATGGACTGACacagatgcccctttcacaccaacgcgttttcagctccggctcggagctggagcctgaaaagtgccggtttttcctgttcacaccgcagctgtaccggctcttagctccggaatcgggttcacttccagctccaaaaaattgtcggtctagaggcaagagctttggagctaagaggcggcgtcgcttacgtctctcttacgtcgaggcgtgcaggaaactaaacccacctcccctgaacatgggtcgactgttatgcctgcctacaagcagtagtgcttataaacacactttataaagtcaggcaacactaaccaggcttcgtgtgattctgtttatttgtaccttactttgaccatccgttcactgttatcgatcattgtggagagaggcagacgtgttgttttgtattattgcagctatcggatggaatcaatacatgggctgcacaggttgtcgtgtccgactatcacaagtagaatcataataaaaatacgccggtaaaatgtgcctgtagaaaacggtttatgccacaataggatagcaatagcaagtagtcagtttagcttcggttgctatgccaacatcacccgttttataccagagaaactttcataacagcgttgtgataccaaacagtgtcaattcagactgacacacattcacttaggctaaggggaactggggatatgcatcagctgcttgtgtgagtcggacagtgaatactttagagcggccgctgcagtgtgagctaaccgggagctaacgggagaataaactcccgtggaagagcagcactgcagcggtcggtaaatgctgcagaaacacattaataaacaatgaaccacggcactctggagaaaagcataaggttggagaagtcgttatttaatttaatctggctttgtgtgattaaaagcaacacaatcatcgacccgacgcagttccccgttgttgttgttgttgttgttgtgagcgccgtaacgccgttggggaggaaatcagcgatgtaaacggtgacgtcatgacgcagcagcggcagcgccagtcgggctctgggcggtgtgaacagagtgggagcagaaaagctctagctcggagctagaaagggaaaagcgctggtgtgaaagccgcaagagTGGGAAAGTGTTCTGTGGTCTGATGAGTCCACATTCTTAATTGTTTTTGGAAAACATGGACATCGTGTCCTCCGAGCCAAAGATTAAAAGGTCCATCCAGATTGTTATCAGCTTAAAGTTCAAAAGCCAGCATCTGTGATGATGGtatgggggtgtgttagtgcCCATGGCATGGGTAACTTGCACATCTGTGAAGGCACCAGCCATGCTGAAAGGTACAGACAGGTTTTGGAGCAACATATGCTGACATCCAAGCAACGTCTTTGTCAGGGATGTCCCTGCTTATTTCAGCAAGAGAATGCCAAGCCACATTTTGCACGTGCTATAACAGCATGGTAAAAGAGTGGGGGTACTAAACTGACAACTTCAGTGGAATTGGGGTTTGTACTATTCTCATGTCACTCAGCAGGTAGCTCAACATTACAGGAAATGTGTTTTCTTTCTGAGGTTGagatcagaaaagaaaaagtcTGGAGAGGCCTAAAGACCATCTCTGGCTACAAAGACCCAGACTCCCAGGTGTCCGGGGGGAGTCGGGACCATCAGTGGGCCAACGACTTGAACATTTTCTTCAATAGATTTGATCAGTCAGGCGTCCCTCCTagctgtgcaatatatacctggctgctatatctctcagaactgttacaggatgtgtattttggaAATTAtgaatttttatttttgaattaatatttttttaagaatgCTTCTTGGTTAATTCAACTTATTaaactgtctttggctcttttcttgcTTTATTTTTCCGAGTGTATTCTGTTTGTTTTCAGTTATGCTGACCTGGGAAATATAAAGCTTTACATGTGCGTATGGATGTTTACTTAGAATGTTTCCACCTCCATgctgacgggggggggggtggtgttCTGGGGTTATCGTCAGCATCTCTCTTCCTCCAAACACGGCGTGTCCAGTTGACGCCAAAGATCTCGATGTTGGTCTCATCTGATCATTTCTTtgtaagtcaaagtcaactttattggcaatattccagtttgtgtgtacagacagagagttcgaaataccgtttcccacaatcccgaatataaaaacaaatgtatataaagatatgtgtgcaaatatgtatatatatacacagtcaaAGAGACATTTTTACACATTAAGACCTTAATAAAAACTCAACAATCAATATGTACAAAacaacagtcacttcaatattttgagaatgtacattagtgcaagattgtccatagcagcgtaaaaaGTGTCTGGTGCTGGATTTGAGTGTCTGAGTGTGGGGGGGGAGAACACCGCCCACGGCAAGGCAATTGCAAATGGGTAAACTTACAAAATCGgcaagggatcaaatacttatttcctccactgtatATGTTTacaagtaagtgtgtgtgtgtgtgtgtgtgtgtgtgtgtgtgtgtgtgtgtgtgtgtgtgtgtgtgtgtgtgtgtgtgtgtgtgtgtgtgtgtgtgtgtgtgtgtgtgtgtgtgtgtgtgtgtgtgtgtgtgtgtgtgtgtgtgtgtgtgtgtgtgtgtgtgtgtgtgtgtgtgtgtgtgtgtgtgtgtgtgtgtgtttactcgACCATGATGACATATGAACTGTATGATGCTTGGTAATCAGCCTTAATTTAACTCTAAATATATTATCCCTTAGATTTCTGttactgttttatttatttcattttttactTTGTTGTGATTTACCTATGCTATATCTAAAAATATAACTTTATATTCAGAAAATAGTGCGTCTGTTTAATTAAATAAGCCGATAAATAAGAagtttaaaaagggaaaagAGAAGATGAGTACCACACTCCTGTCAGAGCTCAGCAGGTTTGAATTGGATGCTCATCCAAAGGGAAAAAAGATTTGATCCTGATAAAACATGTACGCTCTGCTTTGCTGGAATCACCATCGACAACAACATTATTATAACAGAACTGTATGTGTCTTGGTTTGCTAGAACTGCTGCTAAAAATctgaaaactaattattttcatGGTGGGAGACCACAGGAAGCAAGTGAGGACTCACTCAGGCTCGTTCCTGTTTCATGGATGAGCGAAACACAAAGACCAGtgccccctcacacacacctcacatCCTTAGAAGACACATCTAACACATACTGTGTCACTCATAGTGACACAGTAATGACTGGAAGAACGTCATAAACGAGCACAATGTATTGAATGATGAAGTTAATATTGCTCTCATGATTTTAAATAATGGTTGTGATATTAGAGCTTTTTATAGAAATTAAGTacattattttttacatttaataaaaaaatactaaATTATATGAATTTTAAAAAAGGTAGTTTTCTAAAATGATTCCAGTAAGGGATGCAAAGCCTTGAAATGTTACCTTTGTTTACTTTCACTTAACACCAACATGTTAGTCTTTGGTGGATGGGTCATATGCTAACAGTACATAACGACCAGAAAGCTTCATTAATGTTCACACAGACTGATAGTGTCACGTATATAATAATAAACGCACTTACCAGTCAGTGGCTTTGCTTCATCGCAGACTGTAGCTGAGCCCGCTGGAAGagctgaatgaaacacagacagcatgatgcaaacaaacaaacaagcaatCCAAGAAAATAAGAAAGATAGGCTAAAATCTTCAAAAGCACATTTAGGATATTTTCTCCTAAAGGGGCTAAAATACTTAAGTGCCCTTTTAATTTAGGTTgggaaaggtttttaaaataaaatatcaaCCTGCGGACAGAAAAGCAGAAGAATTATATTTTAGCCACACATTTTTACTTCCTTTTTCAGTTGTTACGTCTTTACTTTTTTACTTGTGGTTTATTGGATCGTTTTTCCTTTTCAGAGTTTAAATatatagatttttttattattacttagAACATGTCTCCATAGTAACCTGTGATGAGGGCTTTGAGGGGGACCGATGCACTTCAATCCCTCTTGGTGTGGGAAGTATCAGATGCCCTTACACCGCAGACAGTGTCAGGTTTCATGCTTTGCTAAAACGCTACTGTACCGCATGTTTTCCACTGAAGGATATGTATTTGAGTGTTTATTGGGTTGTGTCTTCTATAATGCTTGTTCAGTGTTGTACACTCATCACGTTTTAAGCAATATTTATCACTGAGCTCTGGGGATGAATCCACTCAAAGGAAAGGAACTTGTCTTGCTTATTATAGCAGCATTGCCACTCATACTTACGGTGgacgaagtactcagatattgtactaaagtaaaagtaggagtaccagagtgtaggaatactctgctaagtaaaagtcctgaaattaaaatgttaatcGCAAAAGTAGATATAAAATATACTTATAGTAGGCTACCAAAAGTAAaactactcattatgcagattgtcccatttcaaaataatatatcccAGGTCATTTGAATCACTTTGTATActacagggtagcttgtgaatttactccaggtgtaactaagaTCTGATTCAAGAGTTGATTAggctatatttcacatcattaatcaaaagctgtaaagtaactaaaggtattaaataaatgtagataGAGTAACAGTACAATATATCATTTCCAATTTTAGTAGGGTTGAAGTCCAGTAGCAACACATTGAAAAatggtacttaagtacagtaggctactgagtaaatctacttagttactgtACACTACTGCACACTAGTGTATCATGTGAACGCTCACAGTTCAACTTGTGAGGACTTACTCTCTGCCAGTGTGACGGTGGCGGCTGCGTTCACGGTGACAGGTAAACTTATATCAGCATCCGAgtctcctgcaggcaggctgaTGATGGTAGCCTCCCCCAGCAGGTTACAGATCCTCTGCTGCATCGCAGTGAGGATGACGGGGACTGGAGTGCAGTCAGCGGAGGTTCCCTCTATAGCAGCCCGCGCCTGGGCCACTTTCCGCCGGACCTCCGTCTTCATGTCCGACCACTTCTTCTTCACCTCGGGCAACTCTCTGGGACAGGTGGTGACAGCGTTTACCTTTTTCAGGATGTCCCCCCAAGCGTTATTCTTTGCCATGTGGGTGACTCCAGCGTTGAAGTGGTTAACCAATGTGTGCTTGTGTTTCTCTATTTCTTCCACAATAATTTCCACC comes from Pseudochaenichthys georgianus chromosome 12, fPseGeo1.2, whole genome shotgun sequence and encodes:
- the naif1 gene encoding nuclear apoptosis-inducing factor 1 — translated: MASAAKKRKMNFSEREVEIIVEEIEKHKHTLVNHFNAGVTHMAKNNAWGDILKKVNAVTTCPRELPEVKKKWSDMKTEVRRKVAQARAAIEGTSADCTPVPVILTAMQQRICNLLGEATIISLPAGDSDADISLPVTVNAAATVTLAETLPAGSATVCDEAKPLTAETTFHTLEDGGVVEYCTTTVSDSTPTVGAAVEAPVEMLAASPPPPQSHAKPQELKSRIALNSARLLQEQRVTNVHIRQIAQHMEGQNELLQMMRHSQEAQAFAQERQAQALEGTQAALLALVQLLKPALKDLRKFLQSGTEAANSSSSAAEEQRPRTPPPPQPAEEAQ